acGTGTTTGATTCAGTTAATTCTAGGAACTAAATAATTCGCTTCAACTAAACCTGACACTATAAAGATAATTAGTGAGAAGATTTGAGTTTTCGGGCTCGAAGATTTTCACTTTTAATAGTTCCATTCATTTTCTTGGCACCGGATTGGTGGATTAGCGTTGTGTCGGATGTTATGTTTTtgcatttttgtaccttctgcCAAAGTTATTTTCTGCAGATTCTCAAATATTAAAGTTTTTTTTGGATTTCTGACATGTGGTAACCTTCTAATCTGTTTGGATCACAGGTtggatgtgtatatatatgattacCTTATGAAGAGAAAATTACATGCTTCTGCAAAGGCATTTCAAGCTGAAGGAAAAGTTGCTACGGATCCTGTAGGTGAGAATATACTTAAATCTGCCGAAGAAAAGAGATTCAGTGTTATCTGTGAATTTATATCTGAATTTAATcaaatttctttgattttacGGTTGCTCCAGCTATTGATGCACCTGGCGGCTTTCTTTTCGAATGGTGGTCTGTCTTTTGGGACATATTCATTGCTAGGACGAATGAGAAGCACTCAGAAGCAGCTGCATCTTACATTGAGGTGTGAACTTATATTTGACTTCAGTCCTAGCTCTATTGTTCGTAACATAGATGGTATTTTTTGAATTTCTCCATTTTCAGTTGTTTCTCTGTTTGTCTGGATGTGTTAGACTCAAGCGATAAAGGCTAGGGAGCAGCATCAGAAGCCTCAGCAGCAAGAGCAAATACAAATGCAGCAGTTTAGATTACAGAGACATgctcagcagcagcagcagcagcgacagcagcagcagcagcagcagcaacagcagcaacagcaacagcaacagcaacagcagcagcagcttcgAGATGGGACCCAGCTTCATAATGGCACTTCTAATGATTCTCTTTTGAGGCAGAACCCTGCAACTGCAAATTCTATGGCAACAAAAATGTACGAGGAGAGATTAAAGCTTCCAACTCAGAGGGATGCTATGGACGATGCAGCTATCAAGGTAATGAGTTTTGCCATATATTCCGAGGGACTTTCTTTCTATCTTATATTCATTTAATCTAGTTACAACCTCACAATACAAACACCATGCAGCAAAGGTTAGGAGACAATATGAGTCAGCTTTTGGATCCCAATCATGCCTCGATGATGAAAGCAACTACAGCAGGTGGCCAGCCTCCTGGGTATTTCTCTTAAGATTCCATAGTTATCATGACTCAGCTTTACGGCGTAACACATGCTCTTTCCTAGCAATTGATACTTTAAATAATATGAaagtggttgaactcctttacAGTCAAATGCTGCATGGTACACCTGGTGGTGTGTTGGGGAATCTTCAACAACCTCACAGTCGGAGTCAGCAACTTCCTGGTTCTTCACAGGTGATTATCATCAGTGATctgtttctttgtttgtttatcCCTACAATTTGATTTTCTTATTTTGGGCATGTTTTCTATGATGAAACAGGACATAAAGAGTGAGATGATGAATCCCAGAGCTGTTGCTCCAGAAGGATCATTGATTGGTGCTCACGGTACTGAATCTACTGATTGATGTTATTTCTTTTCATCTGCTAGAATGTGGGCTGGTTTTTAGATATGAAACTTGGGCAGTTAAATAAGAACACTAGTACAATTTCTTGTGTATCGATAGCTCATTGGATTTATTAAGGCAAGTGTTTTGGTCAGGATCCCTTGTCTTGTAACGAAAGGGACTCATATTATAGATGCCAATACCAAATTGAGTCATAAAATATCATCAATTTGGACtcatatttaattagaattGAAAATGCAATTCTCATTTCAGAGTCTGTTGCATATTTCATTGCTCGTTTATGTGTTGAAATCATTACTCATATTTGTATTGGATTCTTCTCTTACCAATGattcatattttcatattaGGATCAAATCAAGGCAGTAACAATTTGACTCTGAAAGGATGGCCTTTAACGGTAGAACTGAATACCCTTCCACTCTATATGATTGTAATGTATTTTTTCTGTGTGTTTCTTTCAAATTAGATAAGTGGTTTTCTGATAGAGTTCCACCTTTTTAGGGATTTGATCGGCTTCGATCTGGGATTCTTCAGCAGCAAAATCCTTTGATGCAGTCCCCGCAACCCTATAATCAACTTCTGCAACAGCAGCAACTTATGCTGGCACAACAAAATTTACCTTCTCCATCTTCCAATGACTTGGACAGTAGAAGGATGAGAATGCTTCTCAACAATCGAAGTATGGTTCTTGGGAAGGATGGTCAATTAAGTTCTGTTGATGTACCTAATGCTGGATCACCAGTGCAAGTTGGTTGCCCGGTCTTACCTCGTGGAGATGCTGACATGCTTATGAAGGTATCATTTCCTTCGTCTACACTGGATTTTTTGGAAACTCATAATTTTAGCTATTATCACTAGATCTTGTCAACTTCATGCTTCCTGTATGTATTTCCTTATATAGCCAGCTTATCAGTTACAGCAACAGCAGATGCAAAGCAACAATCAACAGCAGCAGCAGTATTTGCAGCATCTGCTTTCAAGTCAGCACTCTCATAATTCAAGCCAACACCTCCAGCAGCATGAAAAAATTATGGGTTCTGGTGGCATGGCACCAGATGGTAGCATGCCTAACACCTTTCAAGGGAATGATCAGGTTTTCTATTACTGCCCATCAAATTTTTGTCTTCTGTAGCAATGCCTTTTTCTTATCTCTCtcgcttcaacaaaagaaaattcaaagaacttagcgaagaaggctttggtgtatttaacacaatacgttgaaatgaaggaaagcttatttattgatatccccgataagctacaaatatgtacatatacatgagtcaaaataaacacacaagagggagccttcacaaaggttgcttaggagaagtctcagcagtcggtagagtcccagaaagagaaggcaccggaggaggatcatttggagcctcagtactggacagaaccctagaaggaggaggcatcagaggttgatcatttggagcttcattacgcggtacagccccagaagacgaaggcaataaatgcctttggaacaaacccacaaatctctgatgatcaagtaaaacctgaccatcagtttccttcatctggtcaagcttcctcttcatgtttgtagcatagtcatgtgcgagccggtgcaactgtttattctcatgcttgagccctctaatctcctgtttgagactcatcacttcagccgccaatgattcaacttggcgggttcgagcaaataggcgttgggccatattagacacagaacctgcacactgaacactgagagccagcgaatccttaacagctaactcatcagaccgtttggaaagtagtctgttatctttgggagtgagaaggttcctggccaccaccgcagcggccatatcattcttcatcacggaatccccaacggtaagaggaccagtaggggagacgaaggatgggcgccatatgttgtctggagaaggcggggctgcctcttcaacaaggttcaagtcaaaacgacggtcggaggggccagacattttcaaaggtgttgaagagagaagaggtcggacaaatcaagatcttagaagtgcaagaatgaagcttctactggtggagattcaagtgtgctttggaacttaatgccaacccttataaaaatctgcactcgacggagcttcagaaatcgaagaggcgtttgctttctcaaaagctgggctgcttagagatcacgagggttgatctcagaaatcgaaaaggcgtttgctttctcaaaagttgggctgctcaaagaccacgaaggctgatctcagaaatcgaagaggcgctcgctttctcaaaagctgggctccccagagaccacgagggccgatctcagaaatcgaagaggcacctacttttccagccttgtcagcacctgtcacacgcacactcagctttgcggaaattatgggcattctgtcgaagacttctggggaagtagaaaacacatgaatcttactgttcaatcacccacttcccacacgcaacaatagctcatgggtaccacagaaaactttgccaaagttctctgccaaagttgagcacgtgaagcttgcagctcccactacatcgctctgaccaagaagggtaaaagaatagcaaagaaacagcactaacaaagtttagacccataaattttgaaggtctagctaccatattattacccacaagggtaaaggaacagtaccactgctggataattggaaagtccctgtgtgtcaacctctgtgcttcgtggcaaggtagactagcaaacatgcccaacctttactcacattcgagaaaacactcccaataagattgcttgctccaaaatcgaagaggcaccgtcctccgaatctcgagagccagactcccaacatgactactttcttaaaaatcaaagagagggtaaaggaacagtaccattgctggataattggaaagtccctgtgtgtcaacctctgtgcttcgtggcaaggtagactagcaaacatgcccaacctttactcacattcgagaaaacactcccaataagattgcttgctccaaaatcgaagaggcaccgtcctccgaatctcgagagccagactcccaacatgactactttcttaaaaatcaaagagagggtaaaggaacagtaccattgctggataattggaaagtccctgtgtgttaacctctgtgcttcgtggcaaggtagactagcaaacatgcccaacctttactcacattcgagaaaacactcccaacaagattgcttgctccaaaatcgaagaggcaccgccctccgaatctcgagagccagactcccaacatgattactttctcaaaaatcgaagagacactgctccccgaatctttgagagccagacccccagcatgattgctttctcaaaaatcgttgaggcatcgttctccgaatcaatcgaagaggcgctcgctttctcaaaagctgggctgctcagagaccacgagggccgatctcagaaatcgaagaggcacctacttttctagccttgtcagcacctgtcacacgcacactcagctttgcagaaattatgggcattctgtcgaagacttctggtgaagtagaaagcacatgaatcttactgttcaatcacccacttcccacacgcaacaatagctcatgggtaccacagataactttgccaaagttctctgccaaagttgagcacgtgaagcttgcagctcccactacatcgctctgaccaagaaaggtaaaagaatagcaaagaaacagcactaacaaagtttagacacataaattttgaaggtctagctaccatattattacccacaagggtaaaggaacagtaccactgctggataattggaaagtccctgtgtgtcaacctctgtgcttcgtggcaaggtagactagcaaacatgaccaacctttactcacattcgagaaaacactcccaacaagattgcttgctccaaaatcgaagaggcaccgtcctccgaatctcgagagccagactcccaacatgattactttctcaaaatcgaagagagggtaaaggaacagtaccattgctggataattggaaagtccctgtgtgtcaacctttgtgcttcgtggcaaggtagactagcaaacatgcccaacctttactcacattcgagacaacactcccaacaagattgcttgctccaaaatcgaagaggcaccgccctctgaatctcgagagccagactcccaacatgattacttcctcaaaaatcgaagagacactgctctccgaatctcgagagccagacccccagcatgattgctttctcaaaaatcgaagaggcatcgttctccgaatctcgagagccagataccacataccactttttcaaagtgctctgacagagttaaaacatgtgaaactggcagctcccactaccgtgctatgaccaagcagggtaaaggaatagcattactacttgttagggagacttctatatatgtcgacctccatccccaacggacaggcagacctgcaaaaatgctcaacccttcatcatatctgagagggcactcccaacgaagcctttcgaaatattcagctttctttccccccgataatacctctgcaaacaagctatactagagcaagaatatctcatatcatcagggttaaaagcaagagtatcccatatcatgctttttccctgtcttttcctttggccttgtttttacctgcaagacaaggagaaagagagcaatcagtcagcacttggaatcaagcttccagccaagaactgactgcctggaaccccttacctgattacttacctggcattgctctcgagtactcatcttcaacatcttatgtttccagggaagattccgcatttgcttgaggaacagatagggcaagtgcgaaggatacaaggaagcatgtggagacaagcgtaacagcacacgtgccgatacatccatttctctgtcaaaagcaaaagtatcccatatcagcagggtggaacgtactctagatttgatggacttgttttgaccctcaaattcttcagtcggccttatactctggaggaaactagaaaaccctccagctcagttcaagaataagcctgtggaaagttacttcttcaaaagcaaaagtatctcatatcatctcttctcatttttcttctctttatccttcatgctgctgcaagatggggagaaggtgaacaatcagtcggagctctgattgcttaccttgtctgtcacctctttcagcagaccccctagctcggcgacttgggggactcctactacatggtttgtatcgcgcttgaccaagcctgaaactacaagtaagcttcaagtgaaattgatacattaccttgtgcatctccaccagttaaagataccacccctggatggaggaagagtactttcagagaagatgccacatctacctatgagacagataaggcaagttaagacgactccacactccgatacttagaagtttcgtgattacgagatcattctcccacaatatttcctaatgtcatttgtactaaatcattcacttgtactcactaaaggagagcttgaacctatgtacttgtgtaaacccttcacaattaatgagaactcttctatttcgtggacgtagccaatatgggtgaaccacgtacatcttgtgtttgctttcctatctctatccatttatatacttatccatactaatgaccggagcaatctagcgaaaatcacaaaaagcgaccgttttcgctacctaggatctatcttgcaagagaacggagaattagatggagatctcaacca
Above is a window of Malus sylvestris chromosome 15, drMalSylv7.2, whole genome shotgun sequence DNA encoding:
- the LOC126603148 gene encoding transcriptional corepressor LEUNIG-like isoform X2, whose translation is MSQSQNSWEADKMLDVYIYDYLMKRKLHASAKAFQAEGKVATDPVAIDAPGGFLFEWWSVFWDIFIARTNEKHSEAAASYIETQAIKAREQHQKPQQQEQIQMQQFRLQRHAQQQQQQRQQQQQQQQQQQQQQQQQQQQQLRDGTQLHNGTSNDSLLRQNPATANSMATKMYEERLKLPTQRDAMDDAAIKQRLGDNMSQLLDPNHASMMKATTAGGQPPGQMLHGTPGGVLGNLQQPHSRSQQLPGSSQDIKSEMMNPRAVAPEGSLIGAHGSNQGSNNLTLKGWPLTGFDRLRSGILQQQNPLMQSPQPYNQLLQQQQLMLAQQNLPSPSSNDLDSRRMRMLLNNRSMVLGKDGQLSSVDVPNAGSPVQVGCPVLPRGDADMLMKLQQQQMQSNNQQQQQYLQHLLSSQHSHNSSQHLQQHEKIMGSGGMAPDGSMPNTFQGNDQASKNQLGRKRKQPVSSSGPANSSGTVNTTGPSPSSPSTPSTHTADGVSMPTLPPNGGSSKSVLMFGSDGLGSIASAPNKLTDVDRFVDDGSLEDNVESFLSHDDADPRGRVARCSDVGKGFSFTEVQLIPASKNKVECCHFSSDGKSLATGGHDRKAVLWCTETYSVKSTLEEHSQWITDVRFSPSMSRLATSSADKTVRVWDADNPGYSLRNFVGHSATVVSVDFHPSKEDLLCSCDNNSEMRYWSIKNGSCAGVFKGGATQMRFQPRFGRNLAAAADNFVSILDVETQVCRLKLQGHKSHVHSVCWDPSGEYLASVSDDLVRVWTVGSSCKGELIHELSCSGNKFKTCVFHPTYPALLVIGCYETLELWNMAENKTMTLHAHDKLVSSLAVSNATGLVASASHDKCVKLWK
- the LOC126603148 gene encoding transcriptional corepressor LEUNIG-like isoform X3; amino-acid sequence: MSQSQNSWEADKMLDVYIYDYLMKRKLHASAKAFQAEGKVATDPVAIDAPGGFLFEWWSVFWDIFIARTNEKHSEAAASYIETQAIKAREQHQKPQQQEQIQMQQFRLQRHAQQQQQQRQQQQQQQQQQQQQQQQQQQQQLRDGTQLHNGTSNDSLLRQNPATANSMATKMYEERLKLPTQRDAMDDAAIKQRLGDNMSQLLDPNHASMMKATTAGGQPPGQMLHGTPGGVLGNLQQPHSRSQQLPGSSQDIKSEMMNPRAVAPEGSLIGAHGSNQGSNNLTLKGWPLTGFDRLRSGILQQQNPLMQSPQPYNQLLQQQQLMLAQQNLPSPSSNDLDSRRMRMLLNNRSMVLGKDGQLSSVDVPNAGSPVQVGCPVLPRGDADMLMKQQQMQSNNQQQQQYLQHLLSSQHSHNSSQHLQQHEKIMGSGGMAPDGSMPNTFQGNDQASKNQLGRKRKQPVSSSGPANSSGTVNTTGPSPSSPSTPSTHTADGVSMPTLPPNGGSSKSVLMFGSDGLGSIASAPNKLTDVDRFVDDGSLEDNVESFLSHDDADPRGRVARCSDVGKGFSFTEVQLIPASKNKVECCHFSSDGKSLATGGHDRKAVLWCTETYSVKSTLEEHSQWITDVRFSPSMSRLATSSADKTVRVWDADNPGYSLRNFVGHSATVVSVDFHPSKEDLLCSCDNNSEMRYWSIKNGSCAGVFKGGATQMRFQPRFGRNLAAAADNFVSILDVETQVCRLKLQGHKSHVHSVCWDPSGEYLASVSDDLVRVWTVGSSCKGELIHELSCSGNKFKTCVFHPTYPALLVIGCYETLELWNMAENKTMTLHAHDKLVSSLAVSNATGLVASASHDKCVKLWK
- the LOC126603148 gene encoding transcriptional corepressor LEUNIG-like isoform X4, whose amino-acid sequence is MSQSQNSWEADKMLDVYIYDYLMKRKLHASAKAFQAEGKVATDPVAIDAPGGFLFEWWSVFWDIFIARTNEKHSEAAASYIETQAIKAREQHQKPQQQEQIQMQQFRLQRHAQQQQQQRQQQQQQQQQQQQQQQQQQQQQLRDGTQLHNGTSNDSLLRQNPATANSMATKMYEERLKLPTQRDAMDDAAIKQRLGDNMSQLLDPNHASMMKATTAGGQPPGQMLHGTPGGVLGNLQQPHSRSQQLPGSSQDIKSEMMNPRAVAPEGSLIGAHGSNQGSNNLTLKGWPLTGFDRLRSGILQQQNPLMQSPQPYNQLLQQQQLMLAQQNLPSPSSNDLDSRRMRMLLNNRSMVLGKDGQLSSVDVPNAGSPVQVGCPVLPRGDADMLMKMQSNNQQQQQYLQHLLSSQHSHNSSQHLQQHEKIMGSGGMAPDGSMPNTFQGNDQASKNQLGRKRKQPVSSSGPANSSGTVNTTGPSPSSPSTPSTHTADGVSMPTLPPNGGSSKSVLMFGSDGLGSIASAPNKLTDVDRFVDDGSLEDNVESFLSHDDADPRGRVARCSDVGKGFSFTEVQLIPASKNKVECCHFSSDGKSLATGGHDRKAVLWCTETYSVKSTLEEHSQWITDVRFSPSMSRLATSSADKTVRVWDADNPGYSLRNFVGHSATVVSVDFHPSKEDLLCSCDNNSEMRYWSIKNGSCAGVFKGGATQMRFQPRFGRNLAAAADNFVSILDVETQVCRLKLQGHKSHVHSVCWDPSGEYLASVSDDLVRVWTVGSSCKGELIHELSCSGNKFKTCVFHPTYPALLVIGCYETLELWNMAENKTMTLHAHDKLVSSLAVSNATGLVASASHDKCVKLWK
- the LOC126603148 gene encoding transcriptional corepressor LEUNIG-like isoform X1 → MSQSQNSWEADKMLDVYIYDYLMKRKLHASAKAFQAEGKVATDPVAIDAPGGFLFEWWSVFWDIFIARTNEKHSEAAASYIETQAIKAREQHQKPQQQEQIQMQQFRLQRHAQQQQQQRQQQQQQQQQQQQQQQQQQQQQLRDGTQLHNGTSNDSLLRQNPATANSMATKMYEERLKLPTQRDAMDDAAIKQRLGDNMSQLLDPNHASMMKATTAGGQPPGQMLHGTPGGVLGNLQQPHSRSQQLPGSSQDIKSEMMNPRAVAPEGSLIGAHGSNQGSNNLTLKGWPLTGFDRLRSGILQQQNPLMQSPQPYNQLLQQQQLMLAQQNLPSPSSNDLDSRRMRMLLNNRSMVLGKDGQLSSVDVPNAGSPVQVGCPVLPRGDADMLMKPAYQLQQQQMQSNNQQQQQYLQHLLSSQHSHNSSQHLQQHEKIMGSGGMAPDGSMPNTFQGNDQASKNQLGRKRKQPVSSSGPANSSGTVNTTGPSPSSPSTPSTHTADGVSMPTLPPNGGSSKSVLMFGSDGLGSIASAPNKLTDVDRFVDDGSLEDNVESFLSHDDADPRGRVARCSDVGKGFSFTEVQLIPASKNKVECCHFSSDGKSLATGGHDRKAVLWCTETYSVKSTLEEHSQWITDVRFSPSMSRLATSSADKTVRVWDADNPGYSLRNFVGHSATVVSVDFHPSKEDLLCSCDNNSEMRYWSIKNGSCAGVFKGGATQMRFQPRFGRNLAAAADNFVSILDVETQVCRLKLQGHKSHVHSVCWDPSGEYLASVSDDLVRVWTVGSSCKGELIHELSCSGNKFKTCVFHPTYPALLVIGCYETLELWNMAENKTMTLHAHDKLVSSLAVSNATGLVASASHDKCVKLWK